From a region of the Coffea arabica cultivar ET-39 chromosome 3e, Coffea Arabica ET-39 HiFi, whole genome shotgun sequence genome:
- the LOC113737880 gene encoding pumilio homolog 24-like yields MYPKHGYAKSVQTVQYLQKICKLVTNTYAVHLVTKILDNASKDQLSEFISSLYGHVAPLLRRMVGSLVTEHAYNVGNASQKQTLLMELYSPELPLFKDLVSMKEIRLVDVISQLQLQRSSVVRHMSSVLQPILEKGILDHSIIHRTLMEYLTVADQSSAADVIQQLSGPLLVWMIHARDGSRVGMLCIKHGSAKEEKCDKIARDRFGSMVLVSILSTVDDTKLLSKFVHPALEGILKELVLDQNGRHSLLQLLHPNCSRYLSPDDLTSLSLSIPSLNTKQKESSEVNEASDEEKRDNGEILVEANTGKSAGKNSDINEVAKKDPLTRRRELLISSGLAEKLIHVCSEMAANLLRSKFGKEVIYEERCKLCCPLTAVDKVVVPNL; encoded by the exons atgtatccaAAG CATGGGTACGCAAAATCGGTGCAAACTGTGCAATACCTCCAAAAGATCTGCAAACTTGTCACAAACACTTATGCTGTTCATCTGGTGACGAAGATTTTAGATAATG CATCCAAAGACCAGCTGTCAGAGTTTATTTCCTCACTGTACGGGCATGTTGCGCCGCTGCTTCGACGCATGGTGGGCTCACTTG TTACCGAACATGCCTATAACgtgggaaatgcaagtcagaAACAAACTCTACTTATGGAACTATACTCTCCCGAACTGCCGTTATTCAAAGATCTTGTCTCCATGAAGGAAATCAG ATTAGTTGATGTAATTTCCCAGCTACAGTTGCAAAGGTCTTCTGTTGTACGTCACATGAGCTCAGTGCTTCAACCAATTTTGGAGAAAGGAATATTAGACCACTCCATTATACACAGAACACTAATGGAGTATCTGACTGTTGCAGATCAG TCATCTGCTGCAGATGTAATTCAGCAGTTATCAGGTCCACTTCTTGTTTGGATGATACACGCTAGGGATGGTTCCCGGGTTGGTATGCTATGCATCAAACATGGTAGTGCAAAG GAAGAAAAGTGTGACAAGATTGCTCGTGACAGATTTGGGAGTATG GTTCTTGTCTCCATTCTTTCAACAGTTGATGACACGAAACTCTTATCAAAGTTTG TGCATCCGGCACTTGAGGGCATTCTGAAGGAACTTGTTCTAGATCAG AATGGAAGGCATTCGCTTCTGCAGTTACTTCATCCAAATTGTTCTCGCTATTTAAGCCCAGATGATCTCACGTCCTTAAGTTTGTCTATCCCCTCTCTCAACACCAAG CAAAAAGAGTCTTCTGAGGTtaatgaagcaagtgatgaggagAAGAGAGACAATGGTGAGATCTTAGTTGAGGCCAATACAGGTAAAAGTGCTGGGAAGAATTCAGATATAAATGAGGTTGCGAAGAAGGATCCTTTAACACGAAGAAGAGAGTTGTTGATCAGTAGTGGGCTTGCCGAG AAACTCATTCATGTATGCAGTGAGATGGCAGCAAATTTGCTAAGGTCAAAGTTTGGCAAGGAAGTCATCTATGAG GAAAGATGTAAATTATGTTGTCCTCTTACGGCAGTGGATAAGGTGGTTGTCCCTAATCTGTGA